Genomic DNA from Melospiza georgiana isolate bMelGeo1 chromosome 3, bMelGeo1.pri, whole genome shotgun sequence:
GGCTGTTAACAGGATAACAATGGCTACAGCTCTTGCCTTCCTGCTGACAGGTCCAGAGAGACCCTCGATTTGATGACCTGTCTGGAGAGTATAAGCCTGACATATTTATGAAGACCTACAGCTTCCTGGACAGCAtcaagcagcaggagaaggaggtgaTGCTCTGTGCCTGTCCTTGCCTGGAGGAACCTTGCTTGGCAGGGGCTACTTCAAAGGCTTTTcacaggggaggggacaggcaggCAGTGATGCAGCTTTCTGCTCTCTTCTTCTTCAGATGGTTCAGAAGCAGCTGAAGAAATGCCGGAACGTGGAGCAGAAGGAGAAACTCCAGCGGCTCCTGAACCGTATGGTGAGTTCAgtgagcagctcctctctggggaGCACTGGCAGAGAGGATGTGTCACCTGAGCTCTGCCTCAGTGCTGACACAGGCCATCCTTTTTGTACAGACACAGCAGGAACAGGCACAGAAAAAACAGCAGAAGTTGAGAGAGAGGGAGCTGTCTTTGAAAAGACAACAGAGGGAATTGGCCAAGCAGGGAAAGAAACCTTTCTTCCTAAAGAAATGTAAGTACTTGGAGTAAGCATGCTGCAGGGGCATCTAGAGGGAGAACTGCTGGCAGGAATTCAAGCTCTGGGAGCAAGGTGTCCATACCATCCCACACAGCTGTGGGGGAATtgttccagtgctgctgctcaagGGAGAAGCTGGATCAGGGAGGGAgaggtgggaaggggctgctctgTAGAGATGTTTTGGGCTTCACTTTAAAACTCaacttccctctgctctgcagctgagaaGCGGAAATTGGAGCTAGCTGAGAAGTATGCAGAGCTGAAGAGGAGTGGAAAGCTGGAGAGCTTCCTGAacaagaagaggaagagaaatgcCATCAAAGACAAGCGCCATCTGCCCTCACAGAAGAACTTGTGACTGTTGGACAGTCGTGCTGTTGTCTGGCACTGGCTCATTCTGCCTTGGCCAGGCCTGGAGGATGGTTATCCCTCTTCCCAGGACCTGCCTTCCAGTGTGCAGTGATGCTgtaaggcagcagagcaggggctgaacTGAAGGAACTACATTTTTTTTGTAGCTGAAGTATCTGCTTTGCTTGTGGTGTAGATCATGCCTGGGTGGTGACAACTGTGTCATGCAGATGCTGATGGTGATGAcagctgtctttgccctggcacCTGCTCATTTCCAACTCCAGCAAGGAAAGCCTGAGTCCTGCCCTGCGCTGCTGGCTCTACTCCAGGTTCTCTCAGACTTCCACTGAGGCAGAAAAGGATGTGGGAcaatccctgctcagagcagcaacCCTGACTtcagatcaggttgctcagggctgcTTTGGTGGGATCTGGTAATGTCCAAGGACAGATGCCCTCACCTCTCTTGGCCTCTGCTCTACTGCTTCAGGTTCTCAAGATGGAACTTTTTGTTCCCTCATCCAGGAACCTGTTTTTACTTTATTCCCACTGTCAGTCTGTTCCAGTCAAAAGTGTTTGACTTTAGGGGAGTCAGTGCCTCTCTCCAATATCCCAGCAGCCCTCTTGCTTCTCcttgttccttttttcccctgtctgccatggctgtgctgaCAAGGGGGTGGCCCAGGTAACCCCAGTGTGAGAGGTCAGAGTGTGCTGGGAGagtgcctgggcacagctgtgccctgtgggtGGCCACAGGCGTTTGGGGCCTTGGGAGAGCCTTGATGGGAGCAAAGCATGGAGCAAGGAGCAGGTCAGCCAGCCTGAGGGTGCTGCTGAACCACTTAGCTCCACTGTAATTCCTGTGGGTGATGCAAGTTCTGCTCTGGTGAGAGGACTTGGTGGAACTGGGGGAAGGCAGTAGCCATGGGATAGCTTGGCTAGAGACTGCTGCCAGGGCCTCGCTGAGGGGTCCCTCCTCAGCATTCCTgactccctgtgtccccatgcccTGCTGCTTGTAGGTCTGGTGCAGCAGGTGCACCCCCAAAGTGGTTCTGctttcccctcctgcccctctccacaCGCTCTGCAGACACCCAGTCCCACAAGTCCCCCAGAAGAGGGGGGAGATCTgcctgctggcagggacacagaCAGGAAAAGGCTGCAGGGCTCAAGTCTTTTATTGCAAAGAGGGAGATACAAAAAAAGGACAGTCACCCCTTTTTGGGTCCCCCCaagcctgcagctggctgagagGGGTGACAACAGAGGGAGGCCCAGGCCTTGCTCCCCCTGCATGGGGACCTCAGCTTAGAGTGGGGAGCAGGCTGCTGCCAAGGACCACACTGGAGCCAGGGCCAACCACAACAGAAAAGTGGGTGACCCACTGTGTCCCcgtgcagcagcctggctgcccagagagcagtgctgcacagggagcactgacagggagcctggcacagggtggggcTGCCTGGCCTCACCCAGACACACCTCAtggcaggcagccctggcctcgtcccctgctctgctgttttaCCAGGTGGGCTGCTGAGCTTCCAAACTGCCCTGCAGccttgcagaggctgctgagcttCCAAACTGCTCTGCAAccttgcagaggctgctgagcttCCAAACTGCCCTGCAAccttgcagaggctgctgagcttCCAAACTGCCCTGCAGCCTTGCACAGGGTGCTGGGGTTCCAAACTGCCCTGCAGCCTTGCACAGGGTGCTGGGGTTCCAAACTGCCCTGCAGccttgcagaggctgctgagcttCCAAACTGCCCTGCAGCCTTGCACAGGGTGCTGGGGTTCCAAACTGCCCTGCAGCCTTGCACAGGGTGCTGGGGTTCCAAACTGCCCTGCAGCCTTGCAGAGGGTGCTGGGGTTCCAAACTGCCCTGCAGCCTTGCAGAGGGTGCTGGGGTTCCAAACTGCCCTGCAGCCTTGCAGAGGGTGCTGAGCTTCCAAACTGCCCTGCAGCCTTGCAGAGGGTGCTGAGCTTCCAAACTGCCCTGCAGCCTTGCAGAGGGTGCTGAGCTTCCAAACTGCCCTGCAGccttgcagaggctgctgtgggggCCCTCACCACGCGCCCCTCGGGCCCTGAGCGGTTTcacccagggaaggagggagcagggTGGTTCCCCTCTGTCCAGGCAGGGAGCTCCACAGCCTGCCCCGGGTCTGTGGCTCCGGCCAGGCGTGGGGATGGCCAGGCTGTAGCTCCTGCCGCCCCGTCACGTGTTGTCCTGGGCCAGCTCCTCGGGGCAGGCAGGCTGGTCCCGGGCCTTGCGCAGCCCCGAGGGCGGCTGGGCCGGGGTGCTGTGCTGCGGGTCCGGCCCCGGGGGCGCGTGGTGCTGGTGCCGCTGGTACTGCACGAACATGCAGACCTTCATGCCAATGGCCAGCATGTTCTTGCCCATGAAGATGCTGGAGACCCGGGCATCCCTGAAGAAGACCATGTTGCTGCCTCGGATGAAGATGGTGGCGATGTTGACGGTGAGCATGCTGAGCATGGGGTAGAGCATCATGCGGTGCGGCACGATGCCGATGCCCTGCATGCTGATCTCGCACAGGGACACGCAGGGCAGGACCAGGAGCAGGATGTAGCAGTAGAAGAACATGATGCCCTCAGCCCAGAGGGGCAGCCCTTTCTTCTGGGGCTCCCACAGGTTGGCCTGGATGTCCAGCACGTCCAGCATGTCCACAATGACCCAGAAGAGGCGGTTGCGGAGATCCTCCTTCTTCTTGAACGTTCTGACGTACTCCATGTGCTCGGTGGCCACCAGGAGCACGTAGAGAGCTGGGATGCAGATGGAGAGCAGCAAGGTCAGCGCTTTGCGGGCGATGAGATCCAAACTTTTCCGGTCAGCTTTGTAATTCTGGTATACAAAGTAGACTTTGATCTCCAGAACGAAGACGTAGAGGAACCAGAGGATCATGGCGTATCCTCGCTTGGCTGTCTTTACCTCTGCCCCAACCCAGATAGCCACGTAGCGGAGCACCAGCAGGAAGCAAATGTCACCCACTGCCACCATGACACAGATGCCCAGCTTCCtggagccctggctctgctccaccAGGTAGGCATCCATGAGGACGAGGCTGGTCATGATGAGCACTGTGGAGAGGCACACATGGGGCTTGCTGACAGGTGGTGGGGGAACCATCCTGCACAGAGGAACAGGCAGGGTCATCAGGAAGTTGCTGAGATTTCCTAGTCCCACCCTTGGGCCCCCTTCTGCCACCCTCTCCTCAACAGCTGTGAGTGGCTGAAAGAAGGGAGGGAGCCATTCCTAGATTTCTCCCATCCTATGTGCCTGGCTTGTTCCAAACCTGCAGATTTCTAGCCAAAGAGCTCCTAAGACCGACCAGGCCATCCTGGTGGCATGTGCTGGCTGAAAGCCAGATCCTAGGAAGCACATGGTGGGGCAGGCTGGACACTTGGGACATGTCAAGCACTTGGGATCCCACTGCCTTTTCTGGTAGCTCATCACACTGACTAGCCTCTGCCACCATGAAGGGTACATGCCTTATTTTCCATGGGATTtccctgcttttattttcccctcacaAGGCAAGCTAAGACTAGACTTATGTGTTTAACCCAAGCAGGCCCTTAAATGCTATGATCCAGGACTGCTTTTTTTAGtctctttatttttatgcaCAGCACAAGATGAAGCCTGGGTTTTTTTAGCCTGGCTGTCTtgtggggtgggagggaaaAATTGGCCAGATATTCAGTTTCCTTCAGGTTCATACCCCCAAGAGCTTTGCCCAGAGCTATTTGCCAATGCCCACCCTGCCCCAACACCATAAAGCAAGGAACAGCACCATGAGCCCAAAGCTCCAGCACACAAGGAGCTCTGCAACAGGCCCTGAATTTCTGTGGGATGCTCAGCtttcctgggctggggcagagcaaaGCACTGTCCCCAaaagctccctgcctgccttgtgtGGCACCAGGGCTGTCAGACCCTCCCCCTGACcgagcacagctgcaggcagctgccttCAGAGGCAAGGAGTGaggacagagctggggcctCACCAGGCAGAGAAGAActtggcagctgctctggaggggAGCCAGCCCCCCGGATGAAatggaggatggagctgggctgatGACTGTGTGGCACAGCGCTGCCCACGCCGAGCCCGCCTCTGCCACGCCTGGGCCGTGCACGCCCGGGACACCATCCTGCTCATCCAGGGGGCAGCGTGCAGGTGGCACCTGAGCACCGAGCAGGATGGAGGCCACACGGTTCATGGTCAGCCCCGCACACGGCCTGACACTGATGGCACAGGGCGCTGGGCACAAGCTACCTGAACTCCTGCTTTTTGGCTTTTGAGGGAGCAGGCGTCCGGCGCAGTCGTGCATCCCTGGgcccagcagcatcctggcaCGTTGCGGGAGGCAGCGAAGCCTGAACCTGTCAGACACAGGTGCCTCTCAGGGGGAGGCAGCACAGGCGGCGGGCACGGGGGAGCCCGTGgatgtggcacagctggagcgTGCCACACACCAGGCGGGGGGCTCACCCCACGGCCTGCCCGAGCCTCCGCGGGGGCTGGGGATACCCCGGGCCCCGGCCCAGCAcggggctcagccccaggccCCCAGGAGCGGGGCCGCCCTGCCGAGCTCCGTGCCCCGGGAGCGCCGGCCCCGCCTGCCCCGAGccccctgcccacagagcggccGGGCCTGCCGGGAACAGGCGCTGCCCTCCGGCCGCGGGGCCCGGCCTGCCGCCCCCCCGGCTCCCGCTTACCTCGGGCGGCTCCCCGGGGCtcagggcggcggcggcggccccgggcccggcgcggcATCGCCCGGCGCGGcccggcggcggcagcggcggttctgcggcggcggcggcgctcgGCCCCtcccggcgggcggcgggcggggacTGCGGCGGCCCCCGCCTCACCCGCGGGCCCGGCGCCGCCCGCCGCTCCGCCGGCTCCGGGCACCCCGGCCGGGCTCGCTGCCGCCCCGGGGCCACCGGCTGCATGGCCACCCTCTCCAGCCCCGGGCAGAGCCGGACCCCGCAGGGCCGCAGCCCGGCAGAGGCCCCGGGCGAAGGAGCGGGAAGCCTGGCAAGGATGTCTGCCCTCCGGGAGGGACTGGGGCCGCGACCGCTCCTTGCTGGGGGGAGAAGGCAGGGGAAGCATGGGCTGACACCGAGCTGTGCCGGTCTGCAGGGTCCTGGAGAGCCCCAGCCTCGCCCCGCTCTGGTACAGGTGGTCTAGGGAAGCAAAGCAGGCCAGGGAAGGCAAAAGGTTTCCATGACAGGGTGGACAAACTTCTGTGCAACTGCTCCTCTATTAGCCTGAGCAGCTTTTTGCATTTAACTCCAAACTTTCTTCTAAGTGATTCAGGTGTTAGCTACGCAGGAAAGGTTTTTCAGTGTATTTCCTCTCTGGCTTTGAAATGCTCATTGTAGATACATGTATGTTGGAAGACGGGGAAGTTCTAAGATCTCTGGAGGTGGGCTATGAGCAAAACCAGGCATAGACCTAAGTGCAAGTGATAGAGTGCCA
This window encodes:
- the RRP36 gene encoding ribosomal RNA processing protein 36 homolog, producing the protein MGPRREGPGWGRGQGRGRAAAAAVTDSEEEAAAEQALGRRLEPAEESSGSSDESDDGGSVAGAGGKGQSDMSFEELLRVQSDARTRVSRKVPGGKQTAKPAKATLKQQQGKKGPLEMSAKKPVPFLRQVVPVRKKVQRDPRFDDLSGEYKPDIFMKTYSFLDSIKQQEKEMVQKQLKKCRNVEQKEKLQRLLNRMTQQEQAQKKQQKLRERELSLKRQQRELAKQGKKPFFLKKSEKRKLELAEKYAELKRSGKLESFLNKKRKRNAIKDKRHLPSQKNL
- the LOC131081443 gene encoding transmembrane protein 121-like; protein product: MVPPPPVSKPHVCLSTVLIMTSLVLMDAYLVEQSQGSRKLGICVMVAVGDICFLLVLRYVAIWVGAEVKTAKRGYAMILWFLYVFVLEIKVYFVYQNYKADRKSLDLIARKALTLLLSICIPALYVLLVATEHMEYVRTFKKKEDLRNRLFWVIVDMLDVLDIQANLWEPQKKGLPLWAEGIMFFYCYILLLVLPCVSLCEISMQGIGIVPHRMMLYPMLSMLTVNIATIFIRGSNMVFFRDARVSSIFMGKNMLAIGMKVCMFVQYQRHQHHAPPGPDPQHSTPAQPPSGLRKARDQPACPEELAQDNT